Proteins found in one Subtercola endophyticus genomic segment:
- a CDS encoding siderophore-interacting protein encodes MTRYPRLMPADPKLFTAHVVATRRTSPSFQRVTIAGADLAAFEWSGNDHWFRLFLPPAGSPLVLPAVSGRAWYKRYLEIGEQERPHCSNYTVADFRPVGGGAREFGRSALPGSALPGSALPGSALPESALPEMDIDVVLHWDEAGEIAGRVAIWATSATPGSAIALLDQGPLFDPPADVGAVHLICDETGLPAVRGILRSLDERMIGTAIIEVPLEADIEPLAAPPGVEVQWVARTGDPGRAALDALAETTSTSAPEPNDYAFVVGESALATEGRRALHRAGLAKSRITFSGYWKRSVHN; translated from the coding sequence ATGACCCGATATCCCCGGCTGATGCCCGCAGATCCGAAACTCTTCACCGCCCACGTCGTGGCGACGCGCCGAACCAGTCCCTCGTTTCAGCGCGTGACGATTGCGGGCGCCGATCTCGCGGCATTCGAGTGGAGCGGAAATGACCACTGGTTCCGGCTCTTTCTGCCACCGGCCGGCTCGCCCCTGGTCTTGCCCGCTGTCTCGGGGCGTGCTTGGTACAAGCGGTATCTCGAAATCGGCGAGCAGGAGCGACCGCACTGCAGCAACTACACGGTGGCAGACTTTCGCCCGGTGGGAGGCGGCGCGCGTGAGTTCGGCCGCTCGGCGCTGCCCGGGTCGGCGCTGCCCGGGTCTGCGCTGCCTGGGTCGGCACTGCCCGAATCTGCGCTGCCCGAGATGGATATCGACGTCGTTTTGCACTGGGATGAGGCCGGTGAGATCGCCGGCCGCGTCGCGATCTGGGCGACTTCGGCAACACCCGGGTCTGCAATCGCTCTGCTCGACCAAGGCCCGCTCTTCGACCCGCCGGCAGATGTCGGGGCTGTGCATCTCATCTGCGACGAGACCGGGCTTCCTGCGGTGCGCGGCATCCTGCGCAGTCTGGATGAACGGATGATCGGCACGGCCATCATCGAAGTACCACTCGAGGCCGACATCGAGCCGCTGGCGGCACCGCCCGGTGTCGAGGTGCAGTGGGTCGCGCGCACGGGGGACCCGGGCCGGGCTGCGCTGGATGCGCTCGCCGAGACCACGAGTACTTCCGCTCCTGAGCCGAACGACTACGCCTTCGTCGTCGGCGAATCTGCGCTGGCGACCGAAGGGCGCCGAGCCCTGCACCGCGCCGGTCTGGCAAAGTCGAGAATCACCTTCTCGGGGTATTGGAAGCGCAGCGTGCACAACTAG
- a CDS encoding FecCD family ABC transporter permease — protein sequence MSSSFTRPSRRALIVLGLAGGVVAIALVSLVLGSNLISPVAVVTGLVDPSQDAGAVVWGSRVPRTLLGLISGFCLGVAGAVMQGQTRNPLADPGLFGVSAGASLAVVIGVYVLGTSSVLSTLWLALAGATVASIVVFSVAALGRGLASPVPLAIAGTAVSALLVALTSFLVLSDETTLAAYRIWVVGSLSGRTLTGVDAALLFAGAGIICAAANMRSLNNLALGTELASGLGESLVRARLVGLAAITLLTAAGVALTGPIAFVGLTAPHIARRLVGGNHYWLLAASGLVGAIVLLACDVVGRLIGGTAEVPVGVVLTVLGGIAFVLIVRRGRMATL from the coding sequence ATGTCTTCTTCGTTCACCAGGCCCTCTCGCCGCGCACTCATAGTGCTCGGTCTCGCGGGCGGCGTCGTGGCCATCGCTCTGGTCAGCCTCGTGCTCGGCAGCAATCTGATCAGCCCGGTCGCCGTGGTCACCGGGCTCGTCGATCCGTCTCAGGATGCGGGCGCCGTCGTATGGGGCTCACGCGTACCCCGCACACTGCTCGGCCTCATCTCGGGGTTCTGTCTGGGCGTCGCCGGGGCCGTGATGCAAGGGCAGACGCGGAATCCGCTCGCCGACCCTGGACTGTTCGGCGTCTCAGCGGGCGCCAGCCTGGCCGTCGTGATCGGCGTCTACGTTCTCGGCACCAGCTCGGTGCTCAGCACGCTCTGGCTTGCACTGGCCGGCGCCACGGTCGCGAGCATCGTCGTGTTCTCGGTCGCCGCACTCGGGCGGGGGCTCGCCAGTCCGGTACCGCTTGCCATTGCGGGCACTGCCGTCTCCGCCCTACTCGTGGCACTCACGTCGTTTCTCGTGCTCTCCGACGAAACGACGCTCGCCGCGTACCGCATCTGGGTCGTCGGCTCGCTCTCGGGGCGCACGCTGACGGGAGTGGATGCCGCACTGCTGTTCGCGGGCGCAGGCATCATTTGTGCAGCAGCGAACATGCGCTCGCTCAATAACCTCGCGCTGGGAACCGAACTCGCCAGCGGACTCGGCGAGAGCCTGGTGCGCGCTCGCCTGGTCGGTCTCGCGGCCATCACTCTGCTCACCGCGGCGGGCGTCGCGCTGACGGGGCCCATCGCGTTCGTTGGGCTCACCGCGCCGCACATCGCCCGTCGTTTGGTGGGCGGCAACCACTACTGGCTCCTCGCGGCGTCGGGGCTCGTCGGTGCGATCGTGCTGCTCGCCTGCGACGTGGTGGGGCGTCTCATCGGCGGAACCGCAGAGGTGCCGGTGGGCGTGGTGTTGACCGTGCTCGGCGGCATCGCGTTCGTGCTCATCGTTCGCCGCGGCCGGATGGCGACGCTGTGA